Within the Novosphingobium sp. SL115 genome, the region GGCATGCCGATGGTGTCAAGCAGGTGCGAATAGGCAGCGATGTGGACCGTCTCCATGTTGGAAAACGCGGTCAGCATCATCTTGATCTCGGTCGGCTTGAACACGCGGCCATATTGTTCGTGGTAGCAGTTCTGCACTTCCACGTCGGCCTGGGTGAAGAAGCGGAAGATCTGCGTCAGCAGGTTGCGCTCATGCTCGGAAATCTTCTGCGCCCAGTCGCGGCAATCCTCGCCCAGCGGCACTTCTTCAGGCAGCCAGTGAACCTGCTGCTGACGCTTCCAGAACTCGTAAGCCCAGGGATATTCGAAGGGCTTGTAGGTGGGGCGGGCTTCAAGAAGAGGCATGGGTGGGTGTCCTGTACTGATTCTGGCAATGTAGGGATTGGGTGACGGCGGCGAAAGCGCGCGCGATGCGCTGGCCGGGGATAGCGGGGCGGTTTTCCACTGCCCTTTGGGACCGGTGGGCGCAGGCTGGCGCACGCTGCGCCCAGCCCAACGCCGGGGCGCGGTTGTGCGCGGAACGTACCGGCAAGCGCGCGGTTGGCACATTATTGGCGCGGCGTGCGTGCTGTGCCTGATAACCAACCGAAATTGCAGGAGAAGTGCCATGGATAACCATGAACGCAGCGAATCGCAGATGGGCGGTCACCACGATAGCTCGGGTCAGCAGTCGCAATTCGAAAGCGGGCTCGAAAGCGGGCGCGAAGGCCGCGATTGGTCGGCGCAAATCCGCGAACACATGGATGTGATCGGCGCAGATGGCGCCCATGTCGGCACGGTCGATGGTGTTGAAGGCGATCGGATCAAGCTGACCAAAAAGGATTCGGGCGCGGGCTTTGCCGGCGGAACCCATGAAGGCCACCATCATTATCTGTCCAGTGGGCTGGTTGCCAGTGTGGAAGGCGAAGTAGTCCGCCTTTCTGCCAACGGCGATGTGGCCTGGGGCATGCTGGAAGAGAAATAGGTCCGAACCGGCGCGGCGTTCCTGCCGCCCGGTTGCGGGCGGCAGGAACGTCCCGTCCCCTTCGGGACCAGGCCGTGCAATACGGCCGGAGAGCGCCCCGTCGAAAGGCGGGGCGTTTTTCGTTGTTTGCGGTCGCCTTGGGGTGACACCTGCCCGGCATCCGCCGGTCGGTCCCGTCGGTTCTGCTACTTCCAGAACCAGCCCGGTTTCAGGCTGCGGTTCTTGCGGTTCTTCCACATCGAATAATACATCCACAGGCCCGACACGCTGAAGAAGATCAGTGCCAGCCCCGTCATCAACGAGATCGCGGTGCCCAGCGGTCCGAATGTTTCGCCCGAATGCAGGTGATGGAACAGCCCCACCAGCGATTTCATCCCGCCCGGAGGTGCCTTGGGCCGGCACATCATTGTTTCGGGGCAGGTAAAGCCTGCCGGCATCGGCGGAGGCCCGGCCTGTTCGCCGGACGGCCATAAGGCCGTGACGTGGCTGGCCACGCCCGTCAGCGCCA harbors:
- a CDS encoding DUF2171 domain-containing protein, whose product is MDVIGADGAHVGTVDGVEGDRIKLTKKDSGAGFAGGTHEGHHHYLSSGLVASVEGEVVRLSANGDVAWGMLEEK
- a CDS encoding PepSY domain-containing protein, producing MCPYARIRARPVRLRLGQIWGRHVHRERTGRRERKDYSMRKWHRWITVFFGVFMLWMALTGVASHVTALWPSGEQAGPPPMPAGFTCPETMMCRPKAPPGGMKSLVGLFHHLHSGETFGPLGTAISLMTGLALIFFSVSGLWMYYSMWKNRKNRSLKPGWFWK